Proteins from a genomic interval of Methanofastidiosum sp.:
- a CDS encoding helix-turn-helix domain-containing protein has translation MEENAEEAIIEYLKGVKIGATPSEIADNLNMSRATAVKYLEIMRAIGLVDYRRIGMAKVYFVATKLSYAQHVLLRKTRDLIESIKTADEHIQVLEKVLAIHISIMQTYNAEDREKFIKLFNNIIDKIKKGENTVGK, from the coding sequence ATGGAAGAAAATGCCGAAGAGGCCATTATAGAGTATCTTAAAGGTGTAAAAATTGGCGCTACTCCTTCAGAGATTGCCGATAATCTTAATATGTCTAGAGCCACCGCTGTAAAATATCTTGAAATAATGAGGGCTATAGGGCTAGTTGATTATAGACGGATAGGTATGGCAAAGGTTTACTTTGTCGCAACAAAGCTCTCATATGCACAGCATGTTCTTCTTAGAAAAACAAGAGATTTAATTGAGTCAATAAAAACTGCTGATGAACATATACAAGTATTGGAAAAAGTTCTAGCGATTCATATTAGTATAATGCAAACTTATAATGCCGAGGATAGGGAAAAATTCATTAAACTATTCAATAATATTATTGACAAGATAAAAAAAGGGGAGAATACGGTAGGCAAATAA
- a CDS encoding HAD family hydrolase: MSTMIAIVFDKSGTLVDTKRVSKDLEKNEFIYHKSCIELIEDNPNLFLVTITTDPRCTFLQEDSKKSLGHLIKDLNIGFEVVFKGTNATIEKEKILKWAEDITIEEVNETIKKLKKQYDVCTLVGCGVVGDAERERITHIVASSGKIKEGVFQLFDFLQSEGMDIYLATGDNPCSVYPLAKRLGILDNFVFPQVDPEGKRKIISNLKKTYEQVIMVGDDINDKGAFEEADLSFLILESEAKRKNDLKTIVDYTISEPLEIENILKRFKI, encoded by the coding sequence ATGTCCACCATGATAGCAATAGTATTTGATAAATCCGGAACACTTGTTGATACTAAAAGAGTATCAAAGGATTTGGAAAAAAATGAATTTATTTACCACAAATCCTGTATAGAATTAATTGAAGATAATCCAAACCTTTTTCTTGTAACAATAACTACAGATCCAAGATGCACGTTTTTGCAAGAAGATTCTAAAAAAAGTCTTGGGCACTTGATTAAAGACCTAAATATAGGATTCGAAGTAGTATTTAAAGGCACGAATGCCACAATAGAAAAAGAAAAAATTCTCAAATGGGCAGAAGATATAACTATCGAAGAAGTTAACGAAACAATAAAAAAACTAAAAAAGCAATATGATGTTTGTACCTTGGTTGGATGTGGAGTTGTTGGGGACGCCGAAAGAGAAAGAATAACTCATATAGTCGCTTCTTCAGGTAAGATAAAAGAAGGGGTTTTTCAATTATTTGACTTTCTCCAATCAGAAGGGATGGATATTTATCTTGCCACGGGAGACAATCCCTGTTCAGTATACCCCCTTGCAAAAAGACTTGGGATATTGGATAATTTCGTTTTTCCTCAAGTAGACCCAGAAGGTAAGAGAAAAATTATATCAAATCTAAAAAAGACCTACGAACAAGTAATAATGGTAGGCGATGATATTAATGATAAAGGAGCTTTCGAAGAAGCAGATTTAAGTTTCTTAATACTAGAAAGTGAAGCTAAAAGAAAAAACGATTTGAAAACTATAGTTGATTACACAATAAGTGAGCCTCTAGAAATTGAAAACATCTTAAAGAGATTTAAGATTTAA
- the pheT gene encoding phenylalanine--tRNA ligase subunit beta — protein MPTVNFDKNEFISLLGKDVDDKTLSDRISMIGTDLEKVNPEVVVEVFPDRPDLLSIEGFTSALKGFMGIEKGPIDFKVHNSSYGGKVDPKVKSVRPFAVGAIVKGIKFDDDTIRSLMQIQEKLHITHGRNRKKVAIGVHDLDKIKFPIKYTTMPRDFSFIPLEFEKNLTIDEILKTHPKGVAYSHLLSEFEECPIWVDDNGQVLSMPPIINSDYTKVTEKTKNLFLDITGTHRKSIEYALNIILMGLFIRGAEIYSLKLNDEGKDLIYPNLNRERLELDLSYSNKILGLNLSEAETADLLMKMRYGIASKSKDKIIVEIPPYRADILHPIDLVEDVSIAYGFENFIPEIPKIATIGQENSIEVFIRKIEEVMVGFNFFEVKNYILSNEDVLITKMLDNKRKLVKTRNAVNTEFDTVRSSLLPLLIKTLVSNSHYEYPQNIFEVGVVVPDQNLIEKQYLSCTICHPKANFSEIKGIFNGLLSSFGLQYSVNEKEYPYFIEGRSCALEIDGSNIGKMGELNPEVLYNFKLEMPVSAFEIDLSALFALFKEKIQG, from the coding sequence ATGCCGACAGTTAATTTTGATAAGAATGAATTCATATCCCTACTAGGAAAAGATGTTGATGATAAAACATTAAGTGATAGGATATCTATGATTGGCACTGACCTTGAAAAAGTAAATCCTGAGGTAGTAGTTGAAGTTTTCCCAGATAGGCCAGATTTGTTATCGATCGAGGGATTTACAAGTGCACTTAAAGGTTTTATGGGAATTGAGAAAGGGCCCATAGATTTCAAAGTTCATAATTCCAGTTACGGGGGTAAAGTTGACCCTAAAGTCAAATCTGTCAGGCCTTTTGCAGTTGGTGCAATAGTCAAAGGAATTAAATTTGATGATGATACAATTAGGTCATTAATGCAGATACAGGAAAAACTGCATATTACTCACGGTAGAAATAGAAAAAAAGTTGCAATAGGTGTGCATGACCTAGATAAGATTAAATTCCCCATTAAGTATACAACAATGCCAAGAGACTTCTCTTTTATACCTTTAGAATTTGAAAAGAATCTAACTATTGATGAAATATTAAAGACCCACCCAAAGGGAGTTGCATACTCTCATCTATTGTCAGAGTTTGAAGAATGCCCTATATGGGTAGATGACAATGGCCAAGTTTTGTCAATGCCACCAATAATAAATTCAGACTATACAAAAGTCACAGAAAAAACAAAAAATTTATTCTTAGATATTACGGGTACTCACAGAAAAAGTATTGAATACGCTTTGAACATAATATTGATGGGACTTTTCATTAGGGGTGCGGAGATATACTCTCTAAAATTGAACGACGAAGGAAAAGATTTAATTTATCCAAACCTTAATAGGGAAAGACTTGAATTGGATCTTTCATATTCTAATAAGATACTAGGATTGAATTTATCTGAAGCTGAAACAGCAGACTTATTAATGAAAATGCGATATGGCATAGCTTCAAAATCTAAAGATAAAATTATTGTGGAAATTCCGCCTTACAGAGCAGATATTTTACATCCAATAGATTTAGTTGAAGATGTGTCTATTGCCTACGGATTTGAAAACTTTATTCCCGAAATCCCCAAAATTGCAACAATTGGCCAAGAGAATTCTATCGAGGTATTCATAAGAAAGATAGAAGAAGTGATGGTGGGATTTAATTTCTTCGAAGTAAAGAATTACATCCTCTCTAATGAAGATGTTTTGATTACTAAAATGCTTGACAATAAAAGAAAACTTGTAAAGACAAGGAATGCTGTAAATACGGAATTTGACACTGTTAGGAGTAGTCTCTTGCCCTTGCTAATAAAGACATTAGTTTCAAATTCACACTATGAATACCCTCAGAATATATTTGAAGTAGGGGTAGTTGTTCCAGATCAAAACTTAATAGAAAAGCAGTATCTTTCTTGCACAATATGCCACCCCAAGGCCAATTTTTCTGAAATAAAGGGAATATTTAATGGCCTTCTTTCTTCTTTCGGGCTCCAATATTCTGTAAATGAAAAAGAGTATCCTTATTTTATTGAAGGAAGATCTTGCGCTCTAGAAATCGATGGGTCAAATATAGGCAAAATGGGAGAATTAAATCCTGAAGTGTTATATAATTTCAAACTAGAAATGCCAGTTTCTGCATTTGAGATTGACCTCTCAGCTTTATTCGCTCTTTTCAAAGAAAAGATACAAGGGTAA
- a CDS encoding DUF63 family protein — translation MGVYQPQDYVIYIGILLVLLTLALKFLFNKIRIDKTFIIAISPYMIMAIAIRVLADVGFYERSKLWNITPGVYIVAFVLAFTMILIGFQLEKRNILSYWKLPFAVGIMGTIYFLANLIPFFNYPLRIIVPLLMAAGITLTVYIISPLFYKSIREFENTAILFGHLLDGCATFIAIDYYGFGEEHLLPLFLINLTGTALIMIPLKLLLILVVIYLLDTLYKEERKNFKEKEVTIFKYKFMITTLMMHNFYLSIKVLVFILGFGPGFRNTLLPSLF, via the coding sequence ATGGGAGTTTATCAGCCTCAAGACTATGTTATATACATAGGAATTCTTCTCGTTCTATTGACACTTGCATTGAAATTTCTTTTCAATAAAATAAGAATTGATAAAACCTTCATAATTGCAATTTCTCCTTATATGATAATGGCCATAGCCATAAGAGTCTTGGCAGACGTCGGATTTTATGAAAGATCAAAACTTTGGAATATTACACCAGGGGTATACATAGTTGCGTTTGTTCTAGCATTTACTATGATATTAATTGGATTTCAACTTGAAAAGAGAAATATCCTATCTTATTGGAAACTTCCATTTGCAGTTGGAATTATGGGCACTATTTATTTTTTAGCTAATTTAATTCCTTTTTTTAACTATCCCTTGAGGATTATAGTTCCTCTTTTGATGGCGGCTGGAATCACATTGACAGTATACATAATATCACCTCTATTCTACAAATCTATTAGAGAGTTTGAAAACACAGCAATACTATTTGGGCATTTGCTGGACGGGTGCGCCACATTCATTGCTATTGATTATTATGGATTTGGAGAAGAACACTTGTTACCTCTTTTTTTGATAAATCTCACTGGCACTGCTTTAATCATGATACCCTTAAAATTATTATTAATCCTTGTAGTAATCTATCTACTTGATACTCTATACAAAGAAGAGAGAAAAAACTTCAAGGAAAAGGAAGTTACCATATTTAAATATAAATTTATGATTACAACATTGATGATGCATAATTTTTACCTTTCAATAAAAGTACTGGTTTTCATACTTGGATTCGGACCAGGATTCAGAAATACATTATTGCCTTCCCTTTTTTGA
- a CDS encoding DNA-directed RNA polymerase subunit K → MESLNYTKYEKVRIIGARALQISLGAPILLETSILDPIRIAQEEMKKGVIPITVVRD, encoded by the coding sequence GTGGAGTCGTTGAACTATACAAAATATGAAAAAGTAAGAATTATTGGGGCTAGAGCCCTTCAGATATCTTTAGGGGCACCTATATTACTTGAAACATCTATTCTTGACCCTATTAGAATTGCACAAGAAGAAATGAAGAAGGGAGTAATTCCAATAACTGTTGTAAGGGATTAG
- the mcrC gene encoding methyl-coenzyme M reductase I operon protein C yields the protein MIFMIGRNTHMVQCRMGGGMGLGGGLAQRGTFADAGRDIIAIAMSPGRRHITKPICEITYAMREAGIKTSVMVLNAGNGVPPEAPSSGVSVLFGIEEKEVEILNEFKLAIIHLGNIRTHVIYKAKFILDLAPIDAIIACQAPVTLEDFEKIGVKTINNDNGTTKGRVVEIISGIIRGQSCPQEKLDEIISKVKRNVHHDSNSI from the coding sequence TTGATTTTTATGATTGGAAGAAATACGCATATGGTCCAGTGCAGAATGGGCGGAGGAATGGGCCTTGGTGGGGGGCTAGCACAAAGAGGCACTTTTGCAGATGCAGGTAGGGATATTATAGCGATAGCAATGAGCCCTGGAAGAAGACATATAACAAAACCAATATGCGAGATAACTTATGCCATGAGAGAAGCTGGCATAAAGACAAGTGTTATGGTATTAAACGCTGGAAATGGAGTTCCCCCAGAAGCTCCTTCTTCGGGGGTAAGTGTTCTATTCGGTATTGAAGAAAAGGAAGTTGAAATATTAAATGAATTTAAGCTTGCAATAATACATCTTGGGAATATTAGGACCCATGTAATCTATAAGGCCAAATTCATTCTAGATCTTGCCCCTATTGACGCAATAATTGCATGCCAAGCCCCCGTTACCCTTGAAGATTTTGAAAAAATAGGCGTAAAAACTATTAATAATGATAATGGAACTACAAAAGGGAGAGTAGTCGAGATAATAAGTGGGATTATAAGGGGCCAAAGTTGCCCACAAGAGAAACTTGATGAAATTATCTCCAAAGTAAAAAGAAATGTCCACCATGATAGCAATAGTATTTGA
- a CDS encoding NAD(P)-dependent glycerol-1-phosphate dehydrogenase yields the protein MENPIHIINLSRMVVMGSDLWSSVKTTVEKLGYKNPVVLDDPITRGIVGKKVSDDLNCDHYEVKTASMAEVNSIADILKKEKYDIAVSIGGGSVIDVGKLASFNISIPFISYPTVASHDGIASSRASIKDGEKKLSIEAQPPIAIIADTKIVSQAPYRFLASGCADLISNYTAVLDWQLAHKLKGEYYSEHAASLSSMSAKVTIDNADVIKEGLEESSRKVLKGLISSGVAMSIAGSSRPASGAEHAFAHALDMVAEKPAMHGEQCGVGSIMTMYLHREDKYKTIKEALEKIKAPTTAEELGVTDLELIKALTMAHKIRDRYTILGESGLTERAATKLAKVTGVID from the coding sequence ATGGAAAATCCTATCCATATCATCAATCTTTCAAGAATGGTTGTGATGGGCTCAGACCTCTGGAGCTCAGTTAAAACAACAGTTGAAAAGTTAGGGTACAAAAATCCCGTTGTTCTTGATGATCCAATAACAAGAGGGATTGTCGGAAAAAAAGTATCTGATGATTTGAACTGTGACCATTATGAAGTTAAAACTGCTTCAATGGCTGAAGTAAATTCTATTGCAGATATTCTGAAAAAAGAAAAATATGATATAGCTGTTTCAATAGGCGGGGGATCAGTTATAGATGTTGGAAAACTGGCGTCCTTTAATATCTCTATTCCTTTTATTAGCTATCCAACAGTTGCATCTCACGATGGGATAGCTTCGTCTAGAGCATCTATTAAGGATGGTGAAAAAAAATTATCAATAGAGGCACAACCTCCTATTGCAATAATAGCCGATACTAAGATAGTGTCCCAAGCTCCATATAGATTCCTAGCGTCTGGGTGTGCGGATTTGATATCTAATTATACAGCTGTTTTGGATTGGCAACTCGCCCATAAATTAAAAGGCGAATATTATAGTGAGCATGCAGCATCTTTATCATCAATGAGTGCCAAGGTGACGATTGACAACGCCGATGTAATAAAAGAAGGTTTGGAAGAATCTTCCAGAAAAGTCCTGAAAGGACTTATATCTTCTGGAGTCGCTATGAGCATAGCAGGATCCTCTAGACCTGCTTCAGGTGCAGAACACGCATTTGCGCACGCACTAGATATGGTTGCGGAAAAACCTGCAATGCACGGGGAACAGTGCGGAGTTGGTTCTATAATGACTATGTATCTACATAGAGAAGACAAGTATAAAACAATAAAGGAAGCGCTTGAAAAGATAAAAGCCCCTACAACTGCTGAAGAACTTGGAGTCACAGATCTAGAATTAATAAAAGCACTAACAATGGCACATAAAATTAGAGATAGATATACAATACTTGGTGAGAGTGGGCTTACTGAGAGGGCAGCTACTAAACTTGCTAAAGTTACGGGGGTAATAGATTGA
- a CDS encoding SEC59/DGK1/VTE5 family protein — protein sequence MDSEFKRKIFHEIGLLIPISYLFFDKKEAIFGMSILVLVFVFVEFLRLRYNFGNDFIPKVVGKTVRDYEKVDLSAATYFIISSFFTVLLFEKNIAIAAISFNSVGDFFSAIIGKRYGRIKYMGGKKSVEGSLACFVSCLLVGLLILNPFMAISGALAATFAEGYLIKVNDNLSIPLISGIILTLVSFL from the coding sequence ATGGATTCTGAGTTCAAAAGGAAAATATTTCACGAGATAGGATTGTTGATCCCAATAAGCTACTTATTCTTTGACAAAAAAGAGGCAATATTTGGAATGTCCATTCTAGTTCTTGTTTTCGTATTTGTGGAATTTTTAAGGTTAAGATACAATTTTGGAAATGATTTTATCCCAAAAGTTGTTGGAAAAACTGTTAGAGATTATGAAAAAGTTGATTTGTCAGCTGCAACGTATTTTATCATTTCTTCATTTTTTACAGTTCTTCTATTCGAAAAAAATATTGCCATTGCAGCTATAAGCTTCAATTCTGTAGGTGATTTTTTTTCGGCTATAATCGGTAAGAGGTATGGGAGAATAAAATATATGGGTGGAAAAAAATCAGTGGAAGGCAGTCTTGCCTGCTTTGTATCGTGCCTTCTTGTCGGACTTCTTATTTTAAATCCATTTATGGCTATAAGCGGTGCACTTGCTGCTACATTTGCAGAAGGATATCTAATAAAAGTAAATGATAATTTATCCATACCACTAATATCAGGAATAATTCTTACCCTTGTATCTTTTCTTTGA
- the fen gene encoding flap endonuclease-1, giving the protein MGVNLGEIVPKQKIDISDLNGKSVAIDAYNALYQFLAIIRQRDGTPLKNSKGEVTSHLSGLFYRTVNFIEQGIRPIYVFDGKPPELKFQTIEKRKEAKDEARDKYIDAKARGDFKEAKKYSQMTSSLKGDMVTSSKELLDSMGIPYIESPSEGESQAAYVVLKGDADLSASQDYDSILFGAPSLVRNLTISGKRKIPGKDLFVDVVPEIITNENVLNSLNFSREQLIQVAILIGTDYNPGGIKGIGPKKAIEIVRDGKFGEYGEFDQIINLFLNPDVSDNYKISFQKPEKEKILKILCDRYEFSELRVEKGIERIEFSLENTLKQKTLDMYF; this is encoded by the coding sequence ATGGGCGTAAACCTGGGTGAAATAGTCCCCAAACAAAAAATTGATATTTCGGATTTAAATGGTAAAAGTGTAGCAATTGACGCTTATAATGCACTTTACCAATTTTTAGCTATTATAAGGCAGAGGGATGGGACTCCATTAAAAAATTCAAAAGGAGAGGTAACATCTCATCTGTCCGGTCTTTTTTATAGAACTGTTAATTTCATTGAACAAGGGATCAGGCCCATATATGTTTTTGATGGTAAGCCACCTGAATTAAAGTTCCAAACAATTGAAAAAAGAAAAGAAGCCAAGGACGAAGCAAGAGATAAGTACATCGATGCCAAAGCCCGAGGAGATTTTAAAGAAGCAAAAAAATATTCCCAAATGACATCTTCTTTGAAGGGAGACATGGTAACTAGTTCTAAAGAACTTTTAGATTCTATGGGTATTCCATATATTGAATCGCCATCAGAAGGTGAATCTCAGGCTGCATATGTTGTTTTGAAAGGCGATGCGGATTTATCTGCATCACAGGACTACGATTCAATACTCTTTGGGGCTCCCTCTTTAGTAAGAAATCTGACTATTTCTGGAAAAAGGAAGATTCCAGGCAAGGATTTATTTGTTGATGTTGTGCCTGAGATTATAACTAATGAAAATGTACTTAATTCGCTCAATTTTTCAAGAGAACAATTGATTCAAGTTGCCATACTCATTGGAACTGACTATAATCCTGGCGGAATAAAAGGAATTGGTCCCAAAAAAGCCATAGAAATTGTAAGAGATGGGAAATTTGGGGAATATGGAGAATTTGATCAAATAATTAATCTCTTTTTGAATCCAGATGTTTCTGATAATTATAAAATCTCCTTTCAAAAGCCAGAAAAGGAAAAAATATTAAAGATACTATGTGACAGATACGAGTTTTCAGAACTTAGAGTAGAGAAAGGAATAGAGAGAATTGAATTCTCTCTAGAAAATACTCTAAAACAAAAAACTCTCGATATGTATTTTTAA
- a CDS encoding phenylalanine--tRNA ligase subunit alpha, with protein MLSKQEKIILKVLGDLKGESNPEEIAKISQLPEVAVMRTLLYLSSKELVIVDEKGVSNLLLTNEGKTSLANGLLEKIFIKGIKDKLPLGEIGLSEEERNIAIGMARRNGWISIEKNNNSLSFSLTDKGKTVLNEKTSEEIALEDISKKKLVDDNLVTLLVKRKLVERKLDTVRKIYLTELGKKELSKGIEITDEISELTPDMLKNQNWRDVTLKRFDVSSDVKVFYPSRKHFVNQAIEYIRKIWLEMGFKEMSGPMIDTSFWVFDALFQPQDHPARDMQDTFFIESPRFGQIDPKFSNKICAMHEHGGDINSKGWGYKWDKKISEEYVLRTHTTSLSVRTLSTLKPEDLPVKFFSVGKVFRNEKLDWKHLFEFYQTDGIVVDEDANFKHLLGYLKRFLNKMGHSKIRFRPAYFPYTEPSIEVDIYNKNKGEWVELLGAGIFRPEVVVPLLGKDIPVLAWGPGFGRIMMEYYGLTDIRQKYMNDLDMMKKLPIWMKG; from the coding sequence ATGCTCTCAAAGCAAGAGAAGATTATTCTAAAAGTATTGGGTGACTTAAAAGGGGAATCAAATCCTGAGGAAATAGCTAAGATTTCACAATTACCCGAAGTCGCAGTAATGAGAACTCTTCTTTATCTGTCAAGTAAGGAGTTAGTAATAGTTGATGAAAAAGGCGTTTCTAACTTGTTACTAACGAATGAAGGTAAAACAAGTTTAGCAAACGGACTATTAGAAAAGATATTCATTAAAGGAATAAAAGATAAACTCCCATTAGGTGAAATTGGACTTTCTGAAGAAGAAAGAAATATTGCCATTGGAATGGCAAGAAGAAATGGGTGGATATCTATAGAGAAAAATAATAATTCGCTATCATTCTCTTTGACAGATAAAGGAAAAACTGTATTAAACGAAAAAACTTCTGAAGAGATTGCATTAGAAGATATCTCTAAGAAAAAATTAGTAGACGATAATCTAGTAACTCTTCTTGTTAAGAGAAAACTTGTTGAAAGGAAATTAGACACTGTCAGAAAGATATACCTGACTGAATTAGGAAAAAAAGAATTATCAAAAGGAATAGAAATAACAGACGAGATTTCTGAATTAACTCCAGACATGTTAAAAAATCAAAACTGGAGGGATGTTACTTTAAAAAGATTTGATGTTTCATCGGATGTCAAAGTATTCTACCCTTCAAGAAAACATTTTGTTAATCAGGCAATTGAGTATATCAGAAAAATCTGGCTTGAGATGGGATTTAAAGAAATGTCAGGTCCAATGATAGATACTTCTTTTTGGGTTTTCGATGCATTATTTCAACCTCAAGACCACCCTGCCAGAGACATGCAAGATACATTTTTTATTGAATCTCCAAGATTTGGGCAAATTGATCCAAAATTTTCTAATAAAATTTGTGCTATGCATGAACACGGAGGCGACATAAACTCCAAGGGTTGGGGATATAAATGGGATAAAAAAATCAGTGAAGAATATGTCCTAAGAACCCACACTACATCTCTTTCTGTAAGAACTCTCAGTACTTTAAAACCTGAAGATTTACCTGTAAAATTTTTCTCAGTTGGTAAAGTATTTAGAAATGAAAAACTTGACTGGAAACATCTTTTTGAGTTTTATCAAACTGATGGTATAGTAGTCGATGAGGATGCTAATTTTAAACACCTTCTGGGTTACCTCAAACGTTTCCTAAACAAAATGGGACATTCAAAAATAAGATTTAGACCTGCATATTTCCCATACACAGAACCAAGTATCGAAGTAGACATTTATAATAAAAATAAAGGTGAATGGGTAGAACTCTTGGGCGCAGGTATTTTTAGACCTGAAGTAGTTGTACCTCTCTTGGGAAAGGATATACCGGTACTTGCATGGGGCCCAGGATTTGGTAGAATTATGATGGAATATTATGGATTGACTGACATCCGACAGAAGTATATGAACGACCTCGACATGATGAAAAAATTACCTATTTGGATGAAAGGGTGA
- a CDS encoding D-aminoacyl-tRNA deacylase, translating to MKLIISSELDMAGENIRENLIQNYPFEKLEGNTFYDKNKDSLLVKIKNETIYTDFPENIVQEEVKDYNLSAIDSIFFATRHKSVTKIPTLTCHTPGNFGNADYGGKDGQVSPSNPVFQKLVLNEIMDLSKDLEISFEVSLEATHHGPLTGLPTTFIEIGSDETYWGVKEAGEVISSAIYKSLSYNENKYSFRIAAGIGGGHYCPKFTEIMLNTDIAIGHVIAKYNTPVTDSILYELVTKSGPLDVVLLDWKGVKERSDLKDKLTSRSISFVKTSDIVKE from the coding sequence ATGAAACTAATAATAAGTTCAGAATTAGATATGGCTGGAGAAAATATACGAGAGAACTTAATTCAAAATTATCCCTTTGAAAAACTGGAAGGTAATACTTTTTATGATAAGAATAAAGACTCATTACTTGTAAAAATAAAAAATGAAACTATTTATACAGATTTTCCAGAAAATATAGTACAAGAAGAAGTTAAAGATTATAATTTAAGCGCTATTGATTCAATTTTTTTTGCAACAAGACATAAATCTGTTACCAAAATACCAACTTTAACTTGCCACACACCAGGAAATTTTGGTAACGCGGATTATGGTGGTAAAGACGGCCAAGTTTCTCCGTCTAATCCGGTATTTCAAAAACTAGTATTAAACGAAATCATGGATTTATCAAAAGACCTTGAAATATCTTTTGAAGTTTCCCTTGAAGCTACACACCACGGGCCATTAACAGGGCTTCCTACAACTTTTATTGAGATTGGAAGCGATGAAACATATTGGGGGGTAAAAGAAGCTGGTGAAGTTATATCTTCAGCAATTTACAAATCGCTTTCTTATAATGAAAATAAATATTCTTTCAGAATCGCCGCTGGAATAGGCGGGGGTCATTATTGCCCTAAATTTACTGAAATCATGTTAAATACCGATATTGCAATAGGCCATGTAATTGCAAAGTATAATACTCCAGTCACGGATTCAATTCTTTATGAATTAGTAACAAAAAGTGGGCCACTGGACGTTGTTCTTTTAGATTGGAAGGGAGTTAAGGAACGGTCAGATTTAAAAGACAAACTTACTAGTAGAAGTATATCATTTGTAAAAACAAGTGATATTGTAAAAGAATAA
- a CDS encoding UPF0179 family protein encodes MILTLLPKNLAKPGFSFVAGKGDDECKGCRFYKTCVDNLKPGRIYTVSSVRNIEHPCKIHDSGVKIVEVNESQIEAAIPKKFAIEGATGVFSFSCNERCQYHDFCIPDGIKIGDKFHIITIKEKIECPLNNNIVRVTLKRKD; translated from the coding sequence TTGATTCTTACCCTCCTCCCTAAAAATCTTGCAAAACCAGGATTTTCTTTTGTAGCGGGGAAGGGGGATGATGAGTGCAAAGGATGTAGATTTTATAAAACATGTGTTGATAATCTAAAACCTGGAAGGATATATACCGTTTCTTCAGTAAGAAATATTGAGCATCCTTGCAAAATTCATGATTCAGGAGTTAAAATAGTTGAAGTAAATGAATCCCAAATTGAAGCTGCAATCCCTAAGAAATTTGCAATTGAAGGTGCAACAGGAGTATTTTCATTTTCTTGCAATGAAAGATGCCAATATCATGATTTTTGTATTCCAGATGGAATAAAGATCGGCGATAAATTTCATATTATTACAATTAAAGAGAAAATAGAATGTCCACTAAACAATAATATCGTAAGAGTAACCCTGAAAAGAAAAGATTAG